In Diorhabda sublineata isolate icDioSubl1.1 chromosome 2, icDioSubl1.1, whole genome shotgun sequence, the sequence agcaatgTAAAACGTCAAGTATGAATGATACAAGAGTATTTTGATTCCAGAAGTGTTTGCAAAAAGCCAGCGAAACCAATCCAGAAGACGAATCAGTCTCCACCACGTCTATGCGAGCTTTCACACATCagttaaacaaaaacgtttttgaacagtcaaaacatcaaattgatgtgTCATTTGCCATAAAGTCCTTATTTGGGACCCAATtgtcttcttattcccgcaaatcaataataaattgcaaggtcaacgtttttttacacctgaagaagcagttgatgcattcaaatcaatttttaggAGGTACATCAATCGGAGTGGTAAAAATGCTTTGACCATTGTGTAttcattttaatggaaaatattttgaaaaatacaaaagtcatatacaattataaatatttgtttttatttgtctctcTCAAGATTTGAGTAGTAACCCTTgtatgtcatttttttttaaaattatctatgTTTGATATCCCCACAGAATGTTTTTCATACTTACTCCTATGATCGCTTCTGTCAAATAGAGTATTATATtggtttttgtttcatttcaatcAATACTGATACTTACTGAGCTTCTTGGGCAACATTAGCTGCATTTAGCACTTTTTTGGGACCCGAATTATGATGATGACCTCTTTGATTGTCAGTGCCTCCCTGGTGAGCAGGAACCTGATGTTGTTGAGGTACTTGTTGAAACTGTTGTTGGGGTATTTGACGATTTTCTTGTTGATGTACTTGTTGGTATTGTTGCTGTGGTACTTGCTGTTGATACTGTTGTTGGGGTACTTGTTGATACTGTTGCTGTGGTATTTGCTGTTGATACTGTTGTTGTGGTACTTGTTGATACTGTTGAGGTGGTTgcttgaaaaaacaaatttaaaataaaaataattcaaataatctacatcgttttttgaaaaacttacaATTTGAATAAACTGATTCAAGTGgtgaaaagtaaacaaataattatatgtaGATTCTACAGTCCTTAAAAAATAGTTCGTATTATtaattacattgaaaataatacttgtaatagaaaataaaaacacagTGTCCAATATTGGTTAAGATATAATTGAATACATATGGAATAAATACCTGATATCGTTGAGGTGGTACTCCAGGAGCCACTTGAGCACTAACAGAGAGCagaaaaatactataaaatgtTAGTAAAATATAGTAATATACCATGTTGATTTcgtaattcaaatattaattaaaatcttAGAAATACAAACACTGCATGTTCAAATATACCCTCGGTGTAAAAACCACGTAATTGACAAGTAGACAATCGCAAACACCGGATTGTCACTCTtcgttttcatttcataaattatattgtttgaaGTATGAAAGTGGATGTATATAAACCTGTTATAAGTCCAGATTTATTTagcaacaaattttgaaatgtcaaaagttGTACTATCAGTTGTGCAAAGAAAAGAAAGTGAAAAACTTGGTTAAAAGAGTAGAGGAATAAAAATGAAGGATTGTTTTTATTGGGGTGTAACAGTTGAGAATCTTCTCTTTAAAGGATTCTCATCCAAGACAGTTGGTGGACTCATAGGCCAGTGCTTTTTTGTAGGTTCGCTAGCGTTCCTCTTTGAGTATTTGAGATACCTCCAAaccaaacaaaaacaaaaagaattgaTATTGAGAGTAAAACAGCTAAAATTAGTATGTACCACTGAAAGTGCGGCATTAATAGCTCAAACAGTGACGAACCCAGAGAATCCTCTAAATATAACTTTATTTGACAGGTATTTCATCACAAAAATGTTACTCCATACCCTaatgaaaattatgttaaatatatttagtaaaagCATTACAATGTTTTTTGCAAGTTTGTCaagttgtatatatatatataataatatgaatgtCACTTATTCTCATCTTATTTCAGAGCCTTGTTATTTGGAACAGAAATCTCTCTATGGttgttattacaaaatttgGGATATTTCATAATGCTGGCTGTGATGGTTTATAATGCTTGGTTTCTTGTATCTGCTGTTATCGGCGGAGCATTgggatattttatttttggacaaatgtttatgaaaataaatctccAGAATTGTCAATTAATGAGAACTACTTATTGCAGTCAGATATGTGGAGATCTGCCaggtaaaaacatgataaaaaaaataatatttattatggaACTTTATAATGTTGCAAATATTACTTCAGATATcaaatcagttttaaaaattttcctcaGAAAAGTTAGCAAATAGCATCAACATAAATTTACTGGCAAGTGTTAAATGTGAATCGATCCCTCCTATCCTTATTCAATAACTTTTCTTGGTTTTATCTATCCATTccatcaaaaacaaattgaaattaaattctttACATGTAAACAAATCACTAACCTTGAAATGTGTTTGGTATGAATTTGAAGTAGATAACAATGAGCTTATAGATGACTAATGAATATCTTTATGTACAAATGTTACTTATCATACCCAGTGGCCGCGCTAACCGCTGAGCTTTATGTGATGTGATATTAGAGGGAAAATTTGGGTGTTAAAATTATGCATTCTAAGTCTCCCTAGAGTACTTTTTATTAGTGTTATATTTCTATATGATTTATCAGAGCATAACATACCAACTCTCATAAGTTCTGCTCATGCTTGAAAGCACTTATTCTTGTGTTTATGTGTGTGTTTATGTTTTGGTCGCCTGAAATTCCTTTTGGAGATAAGAGGAAGAGAAgcttacaaataaaattaatacatttgctatttgaattccttttaaatgatatttatttaatagaatggaaatttattttctacagGGGCATTGTTGAATGTATTCAAGGCCTGTGTGTGTCAGGAGATTTCATTTTATGTTTCTTGTTAAGAAAGTTCGAAACCTGTTTATTTGAGGGCAAAACTTGTTTTTAACTATATATGTTAACTATGCCTCAGCAGAAATATGCGCTTCTTCAAAGAAGTTTCACATATTTAGCTGTTAAAGGTTATAATGCTCTCCATGAGGAACTTAAATTTTGTGgcataaattcttttaaatctaAGTACAGAGATATTTTGTTTAGTAAGCAAATatgtaactaatttttttttttgctttttgttaTCATTTAATAACCTTATAGTTGAGACTGTATAAAGTTCTTTTGTATAGTTAAGCAGCTGGAAGAGGTTAGGTGGAATAATAACATATATGTTAAATCTTACCACTCCTGTTGCAGGATGTGTGTATATTGTATACTTTGTTAATTGTATTGTTTTCACATATCAGATCAATAAAGccgatttattattattattaaattaaaagacTAAATTCTAAATATTCTAAATAGCAGCAAACTTTGGGATATCattctatattcaatttgaagaaatatagCCACTTTCATATttccgaaaaatgtttttttagcACTGTAGCGCCATGTTGAAGTCTACGTTGTGAATACGCTATTTAAACGTTTCAAGTATGCATTATTTACTCTAATTTCAGCTGGTGCTCACAgaattaacattaaattaaaaattttccggGAGATcaggaaaactaaaaaattactttttgcaaGGATTGCTCAAAAACCCCAGCCTTAATTTGCGCGAATTTTGGATATGTTTTTCAGGAACTCCTGACCTACCATTTTGGCAAAAGGCAGTTTACCAAAATTGCACGTTCAGAAAATTCAGCCTTGCAACGAAAATGTCGGTTTTGACCTATCCAAGCCTCACATATGTTATGTATTTTACACCCAGCGCTTATAAAGTaggttttatcataaaactaacaactccattaatattatttatttctttctattaattctttacaaaataaatgatctaaaatatatattattataagcTTTGGAAATAATGTTGGATTTTTCCAAGGATTTGTAAATGAGTACCGTCTGACGATTTTTATTTGACGAATAAGCTGGGTGCcactaaaaatgtttctaaatagtGTTATATGTTTTCCATGTATTTTTTCACGTAGAATATGATTGAGTTGTTAGTTTTACGATAAAACCTACATTATAGGAGTGAAGTACATAACATATGTGAGGCTTGGATAGGTGAAAACCGACATTTTCGTTGCAGAGCCGTATTTACCGAACGGGGCATTTTGGTTAACTGCTGTTTGGCATAAAGGTAGGTCAGAAAAACATATCCATAATTTGCGCAAATTAAGGGTGgggtttttgaaaaattgatttttgcaaaaaagtcattttttcgtttttcaggattttccggaaaatttttgattcaatgtTAATTATGAGAACACCAGCTGAAAGTAAAGTACATAAcgcacattttaaaaaaaattagttccgATAGGTCAATTTGGGCTATAATGGCTGCTGTTTGAAATGAGTGTACAGTGCTCAAAAAGGTTTGGAGGTAGAGAgtagatttttttaacaagtgactgtaacaaattttttgttttatgaatgtgaTTGCTGCATccgaaaataatttgattgagaTCAGTATATGAATTATCATCGCAGGTACAGGCTGATGATTGTATAATACCCAGCTTGGCAAGATGAGCGGTGTACCTTCCATGACCAGTCTTCAAAAATTCCCTTTTGTGGCATGTATGCACTGTATACTGGTGTAATTATCAAATACTTAACTAATAATACAAATGCTTAAAATGTGGACTCGTAGATATTTCTTGAGAGGCCCTAAATTATTTCTGGATTTGTTGTCTGATGAATAGCAATAGCATAGCAGTTTCGcgattttaaaagtttgattttattcttcaaAACTTGCTGGGTCCCGGACAATTCTTAAGTCGTTACAACAGTTCCGTCTCGCCAGCAATGCAAAGTTGAGAAATTGTATTTAGAAAATGCCAAAATCAGATGCCAACTTCAAAAATTAGGTGCTCTGTAATTTTCACATTAAGGGAAACTCAAAGTTGCGGTGCTTGGAAAACATGATGCTATCAacgcaatgaaaataattacaatacatTGATTGTTGAGGTAATAAAATAAGGTGTTTATTAGGTGCTGAAGAGTCAATTTCGTGCCCAAATACTTAATAAAcgagctgatttttttttatttttaatatatgtaatatatatcTTGTATGTTACACCCCTGACGGTTTCTACTTTTATAacacctaacgtaacctaacctaacctaccacTTTTTCGTTAATGTTATTTCTCGTACGACTTCTACTTTCATAACACCACTTCTCAATTCAATACCTCAACaattaatgttttataattattttctttgcgTTGCTAGCATCACGTTTTCCTAACACCGCAACTTTGAGTATTCTGTTGCTGTGAAAATTACATAGCATCTAATTTTTGAACTTGGCACCTAAAAAGCaaataattttgtcattttctaaATACAATTTCCCAACTTTGCTTTGGTGGTAAGACGGAGCTCATTATAACCTGTGTagacaatatttttatacatatttttttatttatataatttatcttTAAGTATAACATTACAATACCCTCATACTTGGGGCAACATTACATTAAACCTccacagtttttttaaaaatactgacATATTAATAGTCCGGGGCCCTGAGGTGTCCCATAGTTCGCACATGCCTGGCGCGGCCACTGACCTTACCCCTTAGTATGATAAATTCGGGTATCAACAACTTTACCTCTATGAATGACaatcattttcatattattgttataaatcattttttaatagttacCCAATTCAACTAATAAaggatttattttaaaatggatATTTAAATTTGGGTTAGGACGGATTTTAATGACACAAATATACAATTgatataatttctgaattttaaaACGAGATACAATTCACtcataaataactaattatttgCAGCCCAGCATTTTAGACatgagaataaataaatcctAGTTTAACCCTCCCCTATTCCCGTCCTTTAGTGGtaagtatatattttgatttgttggAAATGCAAACCAATTTTTAGTTAAGTgtgattatttaaattaagtataacaatgttgaaaataaattttctatttgttcattttttctaCTGTACTTGATTTGATATCCACTGATTTTGGAACCGGTCCTGATTGGATATagtagaattctaaaattcggcgaaggcggCGATGAATTACCCGGAatttgtttttaacaaattttttatagcaagtggtttatttacattttttttaataatttctagtaaggtctatttatttatttgcttcGTTTCTTAACTTTTCTAGATCTTTTGAGAATTATTAAGGGACATAAACGCAACAGCAAAAAAACCGAAAACTTAGATTTggtcttataattttgttaaatatatcaatctttttaatttttggtaagaattggttaatttataggttttctaacaatttatgtGATTCTAATGGCCGGTATTACTCCCTCTGCTACGGTGAGGGGCTCTAACCCTGTCAAGCATCGAAGAACAATTTGTTTTCCCACTTGCTCCAAGTATTCAGTAGCAATTCTGGCGGTATGTGGACGAGCATGATCttgcattaaaataaattgttcacCAATAAATGGAGCAAATGGGATCATAACCTCTAGGAGCTCTTCCTAGATGTACCACCGAGCAGTCACAGCcccattatttatgaaaatcagttCAGTACGGTGTGGAAATTAATTCCGCCCCAAACTATAACTGATCTCTTGTCAGAAGGCCGTGATTCACATTTAGCAAATCTCTACCTGGTCGTGTCCACACTCTATCTCTATCGTCTAAGTGGTTTAGACCTAATCGAGACTCATCTAGGAATAAAACAGTTCCCCATTGCTCCAGAGCTCATTGAGAATACTGATCGGCAAATAAACGTCTTTCTCTTCAATACCTTTCCAGGGGGCCCTGTAGCGTGTCGCCTTGATACGATTTCATGTTTTCTACTGTGctcttgtttttatatatgtgttACGGTTCAGAACATGTAAGGAATATCTGTGCTGGAGATTTAAGGGTAAGGAAACTGCATTTCATTTTGGAATTCCAATGATATGGCGTGAATAGAAAAATCACACAATCGATCCTAACCTTGATTCGGCTATTCGGCCAGTGTCCCATAGCCCTGAAATACTAGTTCCACACCCACCTCCTATTTTAGATGACATCGTGAGTGATGCATAGGACTCAGAAACGTTTGCGCTCCCAAGAACGAATCTAGTTTAGCTTTTTCAGTTGACGAGGaacctcattttttttcttagattGAACTCAATGACCTGGATCTTTCAAAAGATACAGCCGAATTGTTAGGATCAAGgcttaaaaagaaaaactttttatcatCTGGTATCTCATTTTCCTGTACAGATGTCAAGAGAGAGAATGTACTCAGTATTTCACTAAAGAGTGCAATATGGCTTATTGTAATGATGTTCGTGAGCTCACGAAATgctttaaaatataatatgattcATCAGAATGGCGTTTATTCATTGATTTATCCAAAACTAGCCTCAAAGCAGTCTTGCTGCATAATGGAAATGTTTGTGCATCTCTTCCAATTGGACACTCATTTCATATGGAGAGTTTGAAATACTAGTGTTGTTGGGTCAATAGTCAAGTTATACAAAATTCCCTTGTTCCCTATGTTTGTGGGATAGTAGAGCCAGAGAATTATACTGGGTAACAACGACACGACACGATTTAACTCCTAGTGAGAAAAACGTTATCAATACCATTTTGGTTCCGCCAGAAAAAGATTTATTGCCACGTTTAAAGTCATTGCAAAAAGATGGggattattttagatatatatgTTCCAAATTCTGTGaccaatattcaaaatttatcaaaattaatgatgATTGAACCGAATATTGCACGATTATAGATTTTGCACGTCCTTCAGATTTACCTTGATACCTGAGCCTTTTCGGTGTTTCTAATGTGATGTACGCActtatgaagttttttttttacagTATCATGTTTTCAGAAATTATCATGGAAAGCACGTGTATTAGCAGCTATTGATTGTGTTGCTTTACATACTTTACCATCATGTGAGAAAAAATACACGTGGTTCTTTCCTTGACGTACACTTGTACCGGTTTTTCGTGACAATCTTCTTTTTCAactaacttttatttattttccgcTTTCTTGGACTTGAAGTATATTAGGGTATTTCGAAAAACTcttctgttattttttaaacgaTTTCGAGGAAATACCTGGACTGACCTAGAGAATTATCACTGtactaaaaaatatacaatctttacagtatatgtttcaagtttgaagccGCCATGTtgcttagtatttgtttggcagccatcaataataAACatagacattgaaaaaattggtcatcgttgtgatacaatacttttaccTGAAAGGCATTAGCTCAACCAATCTCTATCTTGgcgagactgctccttcgttatcaacagtgaaGTATttggtagcagagtttaaatgaGGTCGTACGACctacgaagaccagcatcgtagtggtcgaccaaatgaggtgacgactccagaaatattgaagaaaatccacaaagcggtactggatgctCGTTGACTGAAAGTGGTCGATCtaacagacatagtaggcatttcaaaaaatgtgatatatcgcatattaactgaaaattttgagatgagAAAGCTGTTCGTAAGATGGAtgtcgcgtttgctcacaattgaacaaaaacagcgtcgtgaagatgtttccatcgagtgtttggcattgtttcataaccatggatgaaacgtgggttcatcgCTTTAcacccgaaaaaaaaaacaataaaaacaatggattgaaaaaggaaaatcgGCTCCAAAAAACGCAAAGACtttccattgactatcttgaaaaaagcAAAATTCTCAACGaagagtattatgcgaacttttGTGCTATTTTTAAGATAATTTGAATCACGTGCCAAATTCAAATTTGCCAGTGATCCATCTAAATGTAGGTGATCTTAGCCTTTAACAAATATACATTTAGCGAATTCTTTTCTATATGCCTGATACCCACATCAAGAAATTTGTAAAAGAATTGAATTTGAGACTTATGGACGACTTAAAACATCGGGGGTAGATGGGGGTAGAGAATGAATTagtaatttctaataatgatatTTGCATAAAACCATACTGAACACCAATATTTCGTATTAACTttaattaatctgaaaaatacTATTGTATCTTGTAAATAACAAATTGGGTCATTTTGAAGCAGGATATTGTTATAAGATATAATTGGTCTGTATAAGAACATACGGTTTGTCGtgtacactggtttgtctaggGACATATGGTTTGCCGGATATAACTAGTTTGTCTAAGAGCATATGGTTTGCCGGATATAAGTGGTCCCTCTAGGGGCATCAGGTTTGTATCGTATACGACTGGTCTGTCTAGTGGCATATGGTTTGCCGGATATAAATGGTCTGTTTAGGGTCATATGGTTTGCCGGATATAACTGGTTTGTCGTATACAACTGGTATGTCTAAGAGCATATGGTTTGCCGAATATAACTGGTTTGTCATATAAAACTGGTATGTCTAGAGGCGGCTAGGGGCATAAGGTTTTTCCTATACGTCTGGTCTGTCTAGTGACTTATGGTTTGCCTGATATAACTGGTCGGAATAAGGACATATAGTGTGCCGGATATAACGGTCTGTTTAGGGACATATGGTTTACCGGATATAACTGGTTTGTCGTATACAACTGGTATGTCTAAGAGCATATGGTTTGCCGGATGTAACTGGTTTGACGTATACAACTGGTATATCTAGGGGCTAGTGGTATAAGGTTTGTCGTATACGACTGGTCTGTCTAGTGGCATACGGTTTGCCGGATATAAATGGTCTGTTTAAGGGTATATGGTTTACCGGACATAACTGGTCATTCTTGACTTATTATTATGTAGGTGTTCTCTGGAACAGTTTGAAAGTAGTAATATCGTTATAAATATTactaacacaaattaaaatttttagatatttttagattttattagCAAATCGAAAACTTTTCTAGATGCAATTATACCAAAAGAAGGAGAATCTACACCGGCGGCAACGACACCATCAACTTCAAACGACTGTTTAGAATATTCACACAAAATTCATACTGACGACGATGGAATAACAGTACACGCACCATGCCATTGACATATAATTTCATGAAAGtcgttatttttgttattttatatacatagagataaaaaaatattgcttaCCTTAAATTTAACTTGTTCAAATGTGGAAGTTACCTGTAggttaaaatttgaaaagtgaCGTAAtgagttaattttttatttacatttattactTGATTTCGATTTAAAATGCTCAAATTGACATTGTGATTGACTTgtataactgaaaataatataattttccttCTAAACGACTAGTAACAAGAATTTCAGTTAGGCCAGTTTTTACATATGCTATTTCTCTCACTCTCCCGGATGTCATACAAGCTAtcttcctttttgtttttttattatttttattgaactttttgcaACATAAATCTATCACTGccagatattttttttgttgcttaAACTCTGTCAGACgctaattttgattaaaaaaatttttttccaaaatagatATTTTAGTATGGTTGAAATTATGTTATATAAGTATCAAAAAACCTAAAATTAACTTGCCaaacaataaatcaattattaaatcTTTAGCCAGAccgaaaaattgtattaaaagtGTCAATTTTTTGGATATTAACTTCTGAATGTGAATGTTGAGACGTATTAACTGGCAGGGTTTTGCTAACATCTTTACGACAAATTAATTTCACATAAATGacgatattttttcattagagcTGTAAATCTGCTATAACAATTTCTGTAATATCCAACAGTGTCATTAACttgcaattttttaatttatactctacaaaattatttttccatttctgtatttacgaaaaacatttCAACTTTTCACTAGCCATTCtaacacaattttttcaaaaacaataaaaaactaacGCCATCCTGACTATAAACTGCTGCTGTCGTCTATCTCGCTTGCATCACTACCACGTGATTGTCTGTACgaagtctggctattaaataacgagactggttacgaaaaagggttttattataaaaatcattctacattcgaatgctccccttcaatatactctccTCGCCAcccacctttccatacgttttgtCCATTGATcgagcagtgctggaagtcttctttggttacggcatttaggagctctgccgttttttgctttacagcttccatcgactcaaatcggatcccttcCAAAGCAGAGtgtatcttcggaaacaaaaaaagtcccacggtgccaaatctggtgagtacggcgggtgttcgagcactAGATTGCGCTTAATGGCCAattactgcttcacagatagcgcgttatgggcaggtgcgttgtcctgataAAATCGGaccgttttttacgaactcgttctcgTAGTGTTGCCAAACCTGACAAATAGTTAGTCTGGTTAACAATCTGACCCTgtggaacccattcagtcatctCGATACCGccaatttttatttgctttctAGGCCCTCACTAAATCGTTTACACCattcaaaaacacgcgcacgtgATAAAGAATtatccccataggcctcttgtaacaatttatagcactcagtcgaggtttttttcaatttaacgagaaatttgaaattgagaCGTTACTCCTGTGTTCCGTCACACATAGTTTTCGgcactagaaaaaaaaaacacgttcgtttcaaaccgctactgcacaaatcctataatagtgacggaaatgtgttttgggacgtgcatagacaagatatcaaGATACCCA encodes:
- the LOC130453290 gene encoding cAMP-dependent protein kinase catalytic subunit-like isoform X2, with protein sequence MVYYYILLTFYSIFLLSVSAQVAPGVPPQRYQQPPQQYQQVPQQQYQQQIPQQQYQQVPQQQYQQQVPQQQYQQVHQQENRQIPQQQFQQVPQQHQVPAHQGGTDNQRGHHHNSGPKKVLNAANVAQEAQHIQEHMDVPIDTSKMTEQELQFHYFKMHDADNNNKLDGCELIKSLIHWHAGDDKVKSLTDKEISNFVDDVLTDMDKNKDGFISYVEYRRHESKPLNPK
- the LOC130453290 gene encoding cAMP-dependent protein kinase catalytic subunit-like isoform X1; the encoded protein is MVYYYILLTFYSIFLLSVSAQVAPGVPPQRYQQPPQQYQQVPQQQYQQQIPQQQYQQVPQQQYQQQVPQQQYQQVHQQENRQIPQQQFQQVPQQHQVPAHQGGTDNQRGHHHNSGPKKVLNAANVAQEAQHIQEHMDVPIDTSKMTEQELQFHYFKMHDADNNNKLDGCELIKSLIHWHEQGNKDHDDHEAKIFQDDELVNLIDPILNVDDANKDGYIDYPEFIRAQQKAAGGQAKPQA
- the LOC130440619 gene encoding uncharacterized protein LOC130440619 — encoded protein: MKDCFYWGVTVENLLFKGFSSKTVGGLIGQCFFVGSLAFLFEYLRYLQTKQKQKELILRVKQLKLVCTTESAALIAQTVTNPENPLNITLFDRALLFGTEISLWLLLQNLGYFIMLAVMVYNAWFLVSAVIGGALGYFIFGQMFMKINLQNCQLMRTTYCSQICGDLPGKNMIKKIIFIMELYNVANITSDIKSVLKIFLRKIFLDFISKSKTFLDAIIPKEGESTPAATTPSTSNDCLEYSHKIHTDDDGITVHAPCH